A genomic segment from Zonotrichia albicollis isolate bZonAlb1 chromosome 21, bZonAlb1.hap1, whole genome shotgun sequence encodes:
- the GRIN1 gene encoding glutamate receptor ionotropic, NMDA 1 isoform X7, which produces MSTMRLLLLALLFSSSFARAGCDPKIVNIGAVLSTKKHEQIFREAVNQANKRHGTWKLQLNATSVTHKPNAIQMALSVCEDLISSQVYAILVSHPPAPNDHLTPTPVSYTAGFYRIPVIGLTTRMSIYSDKSIHLSFLRTVPPYSHQANVWFEMMRVFNWNHVILIVSDDHEGRAAQKKLETLLEEKESKSKKRNYENLDQLSYDNKRGPKAEKVLQFDPGTKNVTALLLEAKELEARVIILSASEDDAATVYRSAAMLNMTGSGYVWLVGEREISGNALRYAPDGVIGLQLINGKNESAHISDAVAVVAQAVHDLFEKENITDPPRGCVGNTNIWKTGPLFKRVLMSSKYSEGVTGRVEFNEDGDRKFANYSIMNLQNRKLVQVGIYNGSNVLTNDRKIIWPGGETEKPQGYQMSTKLKIVTIHQEPFVYVKPTQADGTCREEFTINGDPVKKVFCTGPNETIPGRPTVALCCYGFCIDLLIRLAGVMNFTYEVHLVADGKFGTQERVNNSNKKEWNGMMGELLSGQADMIVAPLTINNERAQYIEFSKPFKYQGLTILVKKEIPRSTLDSFMQPFQSTLWLLVGLSVHVVAVMLYLLDRFSPFGRFKVNSEEEEEDALTLSSAMWFSWGVLLNSGIGEGAPRSFSARILGMVWAGFAMIIVASYTANLAAFLVLDRPEERITGINDPRLRNPSDKFIYATVKQSSVDIYFRRQVELSTMYRHMEKHNYESAAEAIQAVRDNKLHAFIWDSAVLEFEASQKCDLVTTGELFFRSGFGIGMRKDSPWKQNVSLAILKSHENGFMEDLDKTWVRYQECDSRSNAPATLTFENMAGVFMLVAGGIVAGIFLIFIEIAYKRHKDARRKQMQLAFAAVNVWRKNLQRELRRRSKCIPEHALRTSGIHFGYPRAVAEPDLVTPSPVGKVTLIGTKAIGEDSLPAPGAERGRAPRPAAPAPWRLVLPACANQFPFCFLACFTLENKPNHHQQPRSALHNCII; this is translated from the exons ATGAGCACcatgcggctgctgctgctcgccCTCCTCTTCTCCTCGTCCTTCGCTCGCGCCGGCTGCGACCCGAAGATCGTCAATATCGGCGCGGTGCTGAGCACCAAGAAGCACGAGCAGATCTTCCGCGAGGCGGTGAACCAGGCCAACAAGCGGCACGGCACCTGGAAGCTCCAGCTCAACGCCACCTCCGTCACCCACAAGCCCAACGCCATCCAGATGGCCCTGTCCGTCTGCGAGGACCTCATCTCCAGCCAG GTCTATGCAATATTAGTTAGtcaccctcctgctcccaacGATCACCTAACACCAACACCTGTATCATACACAGCTGgcttctacaggatccctgtcATTGGTCTGACAACACGCATGTCTATATACTCTGATAAG AGCATCCACCTGTCCTTTTTGCGCACGGTCCCACCCTACTCTCACCAGGCCAACGTCTGGTTTGAGATGATGAGAGTCTTCAACTGGAACCATGTCATCCTGATAGTCAGCGACGACCACGAGGGTCGTGCTGCACAGAAGAAGCTGGAGACCCTCCTGGAGGAGAAAGAGTCCAAG AGTAAAAAAAGGAACTATGAAAACCTCGACCAACTTTCCTATGACAACAAGCGAGGACCCAAG GCTGAGAAAGTGCTTCAGTTTGACCCTGGGACCAAAAATGTGACAGcgctgctgctggaggcgaaGGAGCTGGAGGCCAGGGTCATCATCCTCTCTGCCAG CGAGGATGACGCGGCCACGGTGTACAGATCAGCAGCCATGCTCAACATGACGGGCTCGGGCTACGTGTGGCTGGTGGGGGAGCGGGAGATCTCGGGCAATGCCCTGCGCTACGCCCCGGACG GAGTGATCGGCCTGCAGCTCATCAACGGCAAGAACGAGTCTGCCCACATCAGTGACGCTGTCGCCGTGGTGGCCCAGGCCGTGCACGACTTGTTCGAGAAGGAGAATATCACAGACCCACCGCGGGGCTGCGTGGGCAACACCAACATCTGGAAGACAGGACCCCTTTTTAAGAG GGTGTTGATGTCCTCCAAGTACTCAGAGGGTGTCACCGGCCGGGTGGAGTTCAATGAGGACGGGGACAGGAAATTTGCCAACTACAGCATCATGAACCTGCAGAACCGAAAACTGGTCCAGGTTGGGATTTACAACGGCAGCAAT GTCCTGACCAATGACAGGAAGATCATCTGGCCAGGAGGGGAAACTGAGAAACCTCAAGGCTATCAGATGTCAACCAAACTGAAG ATTGTGACCATCCACCAAGAGCCCTTTGTGTATGTGAAGCCCACTCAGGCAGATGGGACATGTAGGGAGGAATTCACCATCAATGGAGATCCTGTCAAAAAGGTTTTCTGCACTGGACCCAATGAGACCATCCCAG GCCGTCCCaccgtggccctgtgctgctacGGCTTCTGCATCGACCTGCTCATCCGCCTGGCAGGCGTGATGAACTTCACCTACGAGGTTCACCTGGTGGCTGATGGTAAATTTGGTACCCAAGAGAGG GTGAACAACAGCAACAAGAAGGAGTGGAACGGGATGATGGGGGAGCTGCTGAGCGGCCAGGCTGACATGATTGTGGCTCCCCTCACCATCAACAACGAGCGGGCTCAGTACATTGAGTTCTCCAAGCCCTTCAAGTACCAGGGCCTCACCATCCTCGTGAAGAAG GAAATCCCCCGCAGCACCCTGGACTCGTTCATGCAGCCCTTCCAGAGCACGCTCTGGCTGCTGGTGGGACTGTCTGTGCACGTGGTGGCAGTGATGTTGTACCTCTTAGACCGATTCAG TCCATTTGGCCGGTTCAAAGTAAacagtgaggaggaggaggaagatgccCTGACTCTCTCCTCAGCCATGTGGTTCTCCTGGGGAGTCCTGCTGAACTCTGGCATTGGAGAAG gtgcTCCCCGGAGTTTCTCTGCCCGTATCCTTGGCATGGTGTGGGCTGGCTTTGCTATGATCATTGTGGCTTCATACACTGCCAACCTGGCAGCCTTCCTGGTGTTGGACCGACCTGAGGAGAGGATCACAGGCATCAACGACCCCCGG CTGCGCAACCCCTCGGATAAGTTCATCTACGCCACGGTgaagcagagctctgtggacATCTACTTCCGACGGCAGGTGGAGCTGAGCACCATGTACCGGCACATGGAGAAGCACAACTACGAGAGCGCTGCCGAGGCCATCCAGGCAGTGAGGGACAA CAAGCTCCACGCCTTCATCTGGGACTCGGCGGTGCTGGAGTTCGAGGCCTCCCAGAAGTGTGACCTGGTGACCACGGGGGAGCTCTTCTTCCGCTCCGGCTTCGGGATCGGCATGCGCAAGGACAGCCCCTGGAAGCAGAACGTCTCCCTGGCCATCCTCAA GTCTCATGAGAACGGCTTCATGGAGGATTTGGACAAGACTTGGGTGAGGTATCAAGAGTGTGATTCCCGTAGCAATGCCCCAGCAACACTCACCTTTGAAAATATGGCAG GTGTGTTTATGCTGGTGGCTGGAGGTATTGTTGCCgggatatttttaatattcataGAGATAGCTTACAAAAGGCATAAGGACGCGCGGAGGAAGCAGATGCAGCTGGCGTTTGCGGCCGTTAATGTGTGGAGGAAAAACCTGCAG AGAGAACTGAGAAGGAGGAGCAAATGTATCCCCGAGCATGCTCTACGCACCAGCGGGATACATTTTGGTTACCCCCGTGCGGTAGCAGAGCCAGACCTGGTCACTCCGTCCCCCGTCGGCAAGGTCACACTCATTGGCACCAAAGCAATTGGGGAGGACTCGTT
- the GRIN1 gene encoding glutamate receptor ionotropic, NMDA 1 isoform X4 — protein sequence MSTMRLLLLALLFSSSFARAGCDPKIVNIGAVLSTKKHEQIFREAVNQANKRHGTWKLQLNATSVTHKPNAIQMALSVCEDLISSQVYAILVSHPPAPNDHLTPTPVSYTAGFYRIPVIGLTTRMSIYSDKSIHLSFLRTVPPYSHQANVWFEMMRVFNWNHVILIVSDDHEGRAAQKKLETLLEEKESKSKKRNYENLDQLSYDNKRGPKAEKVLQFDPGTKNVTALLLEAKELEARVIILSASEDDAATVYRSAAMLNMTGSGYVWLVGEREISGNALRYAPDGVIGLQLINGKNESAHISDAVAVVAQAVHDLFEKENITDPPRGCVGNTNIWKTGPLFKRVLMSSKYSEGVTGRVEFNEDGDRKFANYSIMNLQNRKLVQVGIYNGSNVLTNDRKIIWPGGETEKPQGYQMSTKLKIVTIHQEPFVYVKPTQADGTCREEFTINGDPVKKVFCTGPNETIPGRPTVALCCYGFCIDLLIRLAGVMNFTYEVHLVADGKFGTQERVNNSNKKEWNGMMGELLSGQADMIVAPLTINNERAQYIEFSKPFKYQGLTILVKKEIPRSTLDSFMQPFQSTLWLLVGLSVHVVAVMLYLLDRFSPFGRFKVNSEEEEEDALTLSSAMWFSWGVLLNSGIGEGAPRSFSARILGMVWAGFAMIIVASYTANLAAFLVLDRPEERITGINDPRLRNPSDKFIYATVKQSSVDIYFRRQVELSTMYRHMEKHNYESAAEAIQAVRDNKLHAFIWDSAVLEFEASQKCDLVTTGELFFRSGFGIGMRKDSPWKQNVSLAILKSHENGFMEDLDKTWVRYQECDSRSNAPATLTFENMAGVFMLVAGGIVAGIFLIFIEIAYKRHKDARRKQMQLAFAAVNVWRKNLQRELRRRSKCIPEHALRTSGIHFGYPRAVAEPDLVTPSPVGKVTLIGTKAIGEDSLPAPGAERGRAPRPAAPAPWRLVLPACANQDRKSGRAEPDPKKKATFRSITSTLASSFKRRRSSKDTYHPTDITGQLNLSDPSVSTVV from the exons ATGAGCACcatgcggctgctgctgctcgccCTCCTCTTCTCCTCGTCCTTCGCTCGCGCCGGCTGCGACCCGAAGATCGTCAATATCGGCGCGGTGCTGAGCACCAAGAAGCACGAGCAGATCTTCCGCGAGGCGGTGAACCAGGCCAACAAGCGGCACGGCACCTGGAAGCTCCAGCTCAACGCCACCTCCGTCACCCACAAGCCCAACGCCATCCAGATGGCCCTGTCCGTCTGCGAGGACCTCATCTCCAGCCAG GTCTATGCAATATTAGTTAGtcaccctcctgctcccaacGATCACCTAACACCAACACCTGTATCATACACAGCTGgcttctacaggatccctgtcATTGGTCTGACAACACGCATGTCTATATACTCTGATAAG AGCATCCACCTGTCCTTTTTGCGCACGGTCCCACCCTACTCTCACCAGGCCAACGTCTGGTTTGAGATGATGAGAGTCTTCAACTGGAACCATGTCATCCTGATAGTCAGCGACGACCACGAGGGTCGTGCTGCACAGAAGAAGCTGGAGACCCTCCTGGAGGAGAAAGAGTCCAAG AGTAAAAAAAGGAACTATGAAAACCTCGACCAACTTTCCTATGACAACAAGCGAGGACCCAAG GCTGAGAAAGTGCTTCAGTTTGACCCTGGGACCAAAAATGTGACAGcgctgctgctggaggcgaaGGAGCTGGAGGCCAGGGTCATCATCCTCTCTGCCAG CGAGGATGACGCGGCCACGGTGTACAGATCAGCAGCCATGCTCAACATGACGGGCTCGGGCTACGTGTGGCTGGTGGGGGAGCGGGAGATCTCGGGCAATGCCCTGCGCTACGCCCCGGACG GAGTGATCGGCCTGCAGCTCATCAACGGCAAGAACGAGTCTGCCCACATCAGTGACGCTGTCGCCGTGGTGGCCCAGGCCGTGCACGACTTGTTCGAGAAGGAGAATATCACAGACCCACCGCGGGGCTGCGTGGGCAACACCAACATCTGGAAGACAGGACCCCTTTTTAAGAG GGTGTTGATGTCCTCCAAGTACTCAGAGGGTGTCACCGGCCGGGTGGAGTTCAATGAGGACGGGGACAGGAAATTTGCCAACTACAGCATCATGAACCTGCAGAACCGAAAACTGGTCCAGGTTGGGATTTACAACGGCAGCAAT GTCCTGACCAATGACAGGAAGATCATCTGGCCAGGAGGGGAAACTGAGAAACCTCAAGGCTATCAGATGTCAACCAAACTGAAG ATTGTGACCATCCACCAAGAGCCCTTTGTGTATGTGAAGCCCACTCAGGCAGATGGGACATGTAGGGAGGAATTCACCATCAATGGAGATCCTGTCAAAAAGGTTTTCTGCACTGGACCCAATGAGACCATCCCAG GCCGTCCCaccgtggccctgtgctgctacGGCTTCTGCATCGACCTGCTCATCCGCCTGGCAGGCGTGATGAACTTCACCTACGAGGTTCACCTGGTGGCTGATGGTAAATTTGGTACCCAAGAGAGG GTGAACAACAGCAACAAGAAGGAGTGGAACGGGATGATGGGGGAGCTGCTGAGCGGCCAGGCTGACATGATTGTGGCTCCCCTCACCATCAACAACGAGCGGGCTCAGTACATTGAGTTCTCCAAGCCCTTCAAGTACCAGGGCCTCACCATCCTCGTGAAGAAG GAAATCCCCCGCAGCACCCTGGACTCGTTCATGCAGCCCTTCCAGAGCACGCTCTGGCTGCTGGTGGGACTGTCTGTGCACGTGGTGGCAGTGATGTTGTACCTCTTAGACCGATTCAG TCCATTTGGCCGGTTCAAAGTAAacagtgaggaggaggaggaagatgccCTGACTCTCTCCTCAGCCATGTGGTTCTCCTGGGGAGTCCTGCTGAACTCTGGCATTGGAGAAG gtgcTCCCCGGAGTTTCTCTGCCCGTATCCTTGGCATGGTGTGGGCTGGCTTTGCTATGATCATTGTGGCTTCATACACTGCCAACCTGGCAGCCTTCCTGGTGTTGGACCGACCTGAGGAGAGGATCACAGGCATCAACGACCCCCGG CTGCGCAACCCCTCGGATAAGTTCATCTACGCCACGGTgaagcagagctctgtggacATCTACTTCCGACGGCAGGTGGAGCTGAGCACCATGTACCGGCACATGGAGAAGCACAACTACGAGAGCGCTGCCGAGGCCATCCAGGCAGTGAGGGACAA CAAGCTCCACGCCTTCATCTGGGACTCGGCGGTGCTGGAGTTCGAGGCCTCCCAGAAGTGTGACCTGGTGACCACGGGGGAGCTCTTCTTCCGCTCCGGCTTCGGGATCGGCATGCGCAAGGACAGCCCCTGGAAGCAGAACGTCTCCCTGGCCATCCTCAA GTCTCATGAGAACGGCTTCATGGAGGATTTGGACAAGACTTGGGTGAGGTATCAAGAGTGTGATTCCCGTAGCAATGCCCCAGCAACACTCACCTTTGAAAATATGGCAG GTGTGTTTATGCTGGTGGCTGGAGGTATTGTTGCCgggatatttttaatattcataGAGATAGCTTACAAAAGGCATAAGGACGCGCGGAGGAAGCAGATGCAGCTGGCGTTTGCGGCCGTTAATGTGTGGAGGAAAAACCTGCAG AGAGAACTGAGAAGGAGGAGCAAATGTATCCCCGAGCATGCTCTACGCACCAGCGGGATACATTTTGGTTACCCCCGTGCGGTAGCAGAGCCAGACCTGGTCACTCCGTCCCCCGTCGGCAAGGTCACACTCATTGGCACCAAAGCAATTGGGGAGGACTCGTT
- the GRIN1 gene encoding glutamate receptor ionotropic, NMDA 1 isoform X9 → MSTMRLLLLALLFSSSFARAGCDPKIVNIGAVLSTKKHEQIFREAVNQANKRHGTWKLQLNATSVTHKPNAIQMALSVCEDLISSQVYAILVSHPPAPNDHLTPTPVSYTAGFYRIPVIGLTTRMSIYSDKSIHLSFLRTVPPYSHQANVWFEMMRVFNWNHVILIVSDDHEGRAAQKKLETLLEEKESKSKKRNYENLDQLSYDNKRGPKAEKVLQFDPGTKNVTALLLEAKELEARVIILSASEDDAATVYRSAAMLNMTGSGYVWLVGEREISGNALRYAPDGVIGLQLINGKNESAHISDAVAVVAQAVHDLFEKENITDPPRGCVGNTNIWKTGPLFKRVLMSSKYSEGVTGRVEFNEDGDRKFANYSIMNLQNRKLVQVGIYNGSNVLTNDRKIIWPGGETEKPQGYQMSTKLKIVTIHQEPFVYVKPTQADGTCREEFTINGDPVKKVFCTGPNETIPGRPTVALCCYGFCIDLLIRLAGVMNFTYEVHLVADGKFGTQERVNNSNKKEWNGMMGELLSGQADMIVAPLTINNERAQYIEFSKPFKYQGLTILVKKEIPRSTLDSFMQPFQSTLWLLVGLSVHVVAVMLYLLDRFSPFGRFKVNSEEEEEDALTLSSAMWFSWGVLLNSGIGEGAPRSFSARILGMVWAGFAMIIVASYTANLAAFLVLDRPEERITGINDPRLRNPSDKFIYATVKQSSVDIYFRRQVELSTMYRHMEKHNYESAAEAIQAVRDNKLHAFIWDSAVLEFEASQKCDLVTTGELFFRSGFGIGMRKDSPWKQNVSLAILKSHENGFMEDLDKTWVRYQECDSRSNAPATLTFENMAGVFMLVAGGIVAGIFLIFIEIAYKRHKDARRKQMQLAFAAVNVWRKNLQRELRRRSKCIPEHALRTSGIHFGYPRAVAEPDLVTPSPVGKVTLIGTKAIGEDSLPAPGAERGRAPRPAAPAPWRLVLPACANQYHPTDITGQLNLSDPSVSTVV, encoded by the exons ATGAGCACcatgcggctgctgctgctcgccCTCCTCTTCTCCTCGTCCTTCGCTCGCGCCGGCTGCGACCCGAAGATCGTCAATATCGGCGCGGTGCTGAGCACCAAGAAGCACGAGCAGATCTTCCGCGAGGCGGTGAACCAGGCCAACAAGCGGCACGGCACCTGGAAGCTCCAGCTCAACGCCACCTCCGTCACCCACAAGCCCAACGCCATCCAGATGGCCCTGTCCGTCTGCGAGGACCTCATCTCCAGCCAG GTCTATGCAATATTAGTTAGtcaccctcctgctcccaacGATCACCTAACACCAACACCTGTATCATACACAGCTGgcttctacaggatccctgtcATTGGTCTGACAACACGCATGTCTATATACTCTGATAAG AGCATCCACCTGTCCTTTTTGCGCACGGTCCCACCCTACTCTCACCAGGCCAACGTCTGGTTTGAGATGATGAGAGTCTTCAACTGGAACCATGTCATCCTGATAGTCAGCGACGACCACGAGGGTCGTGCTGCACAGAAGAAGCTGGAGACCCTCCTGGAGGAGAAAGAGTCCAAG AGTAAAAAAAGGAACTATGAAAACCTCGACCAACTTTCCTATGACAACAAGCGAGGACCCAAG GCTGAGAAAGTGCTTCAGTTTGACCCTGGGACCAAAAATGTGACAGcgctgctgctggaggcgaaGGAGCTGGAGGCCAGGGTCATCATCCTCTCTGCCAG CGAGGATGACGCGGCCACGGTGTACAGATCAGCAGCCATGCTCAACATGACGGGCTCGGGCTACGTGTGGCTGGTGGGGGAGCGGGAGATCTCGGGCAATGCCCTGCGCTACGCCCCGGACG GAGTGATCGGCCTGCAGCTCATCAACGGCAAGAACGAGTCTGCCCACATCAGTGACGCTGTCGCCGTGGTGGCCCAGGCCGTGCACGACTTGTTCGAGAAGGAGAATATCACAGACCCACCGCGGGGCTGCGTGGGCAACACCAACATCTGGAAGACAGGACCCCTTTTTAAGAG GGTGTTGATGTCCTCCAAGTACTCAGAGGGTGTCACCGGCCGGGTGGAGTTCAATGAGGACGGGGACAGGAAATTTGCCAACTACAGCATCATGAACCTGCAGAACCGAAAACTGGTCCAGGTTGGGATTTACAACGGCAGCAAT GTCCTGACCAATGACAGGAAGATCATCTGGCCAGGAGGGGAAACTGAGAAACCTCAAGGCTATCAGATGTCAACCAAACTGAAG ATTGTGACCATCCACCAAGAGCCCTTTGTGTATGTGAAGCCCACTCAGGCAGATGGGACATGTAGGGAGGAATTCACCATCAATGGAGATCCTGTCAAAAAGGTTTTCTGCACTGGACCCAATGAGACCATCCCAG GCCGTCCCaccgtggccctgtgctgctacGGCTTCTGCATCGACCTGCTCATCCGCCTGGCAGGCGTGATGAACTTCACCTACGAGGTTCACCTGGTGGCTGATGGTAAATTTGGTACCCAAGAGAGG GTGAACAACAGCAACAAGAAGGAGTGGAACGGGATGATGGGGGAGCTGCTGAGCGGCCAGGCTGACATGATTGTGGCTCCCCTCACCATCAACAACGAGCGGGCTCAGTACATTGAGTTCTCCAAGCCCTTCAAGTACCAGGGCCTCACCATCCTCGTGAAGAAG GAAATCCCCCGCAGCACCCTGGACTCGTTCATGCAGCCCTTCCAGAGCACGCTCTGGCTGCTGGTGGGACTGTCTGTGCACGTGGTGGCAGTGATGTTGTACCTCTTAGACCGATTCAG TCCATTTGGCCGGTTCAAAGTAAacagtgaggaggaggaggaagatgccCTGACTCTCTCCTCAGCCATGTGGTTCTCCTGGGGAGTCCTGCTGAACTCTGGCATTGGAGAAG gtgcTCCCCGGAGTTTCTCTGCCCGTATCCTTGGCATGGTGTGGGCTGGCTTTGCTATGATCATTGTGGCTTCATACACTGCCAACCTGGCAGCCTTCCTGGTGTTGGACCGACCTGAGGAGAGGATCACAGGCATCAACGACCCCCGG CTGCGCAACCCCTCGGATAAGTTCATCTACGCCACGGTgaagcagagctctgtggacATCTACTTCCGACGGCAGGTGGAGCTGAGCACCATGTACCGGCACATGGAGAAGCACAACTACGAGAGCGCTGCCGAGGCCATCCAGGCAGTGAGGGACAA CAAGCTCCACGCCTTCATCTGGGACTCGGCGGTGCTGGAGTTCGAGGCCTCCCAGAAGTGTGACCTGGTGACCACGGGGGAGCTCTTCTTCCGCTCCGGCTTCGGGATCGGCATGCGCAAGGACAGCCCCTGGAAGCAGAACGTCTCCCTGGCCATCCTCAA GTCTCATGAGAACGGCTTCATGGAGGATTTGGACAAGACTTGGGTGAGGTATCAAGAGTGTGATTCCCGTAGCAATGCCCCAGCAACACTCACCTTTGAAAATATGGCAG GTGTGTTTATGCTGGTGGCTGGAGGTATTGTTGCCgggatatttttaatattcataGAGATAGCTTACAAAAGGCATAAGGACGCGCGGAGGAAGCAGATGCAGCTGGCGTTTGCGGCCGTTAATGTGTGGAGGAAAAACCTGCAG AGAGAACTGAGAAGGAGGAGCAAATGTATCCCCGAGCATGCTCTACGCACCAGCGGGATACATTTTGGTTACCCCCGTGCGGTAGCAGAGCCAGACCTGGTCACTCCGTCCCCCGTCGGCAAGGTCACACTCATTGGCACCAAAGCAATTGGGGAGGACTCGTT